Proteins from a single region of Streptomyces sp. Tu 3180:
- a CDS encoding MerR family transcriptional regulator yields MSYSVGQVAGFAGVTVRTLHHYDDIGLLVPSERSHAGHRRYGDADLDRLQQVLFYRELGFPLEEIAALLDDPDADPRAHLRRQHDLLTARIEKLQKMAAAVEHAMEARNMGINLTPEEKFEVFGDHDPEQYEDEVRERWGDTDAYRQSQQRAASCTKEDWQRIQREADEVTRRFVALMEAGEPADSEAAMDAAEEHRRWISRSHYDCGYEMHTCLGEMYVADERFTRTIDKARPGLAAYQREAILANAARHTA; encoded by the coding sequence GTGAGCTACTCCGTGGGACAGGTGGCGGGCTTCGCCGGCGTCACGGTGCGCACCCTGCACCACTACGACGACATCGGCCTGCTCGTCCCGAGCGAGCGCAGCCACGCGGGCCACCGGCGTTACGGCGACGCCGACCTCGACCGGCTGCAGCAGGTCCTGTTCTACCGGGAGCTCGGCTTCCCGCTCGAGGAGATCGCCGCCCTGCTCGACGACCCGGACGCGGACCCCCGCGCGCACCTGCGCCGCCAGCACGACCTGCTGACCGCCCGGATCGAGAAGCTGCAGAAGATGGCGGCGGCCGTCGAACACGCCATGGAGGCGCGCAACATGGGCATCAACCTCACGCCCGAGGAGAAGTTCGAGGTCTTCGGGGACCACGACCCCGAGCAGTACGAGGACGAGGTGCGCGAACGCTGGGGCGACACCGACGCCTACCGGCAGTCGCAGCAGCGCGCCGCGTCCTGCACCAAGGAGGACTGGCAGCGGATCCAGCGCGAGGCCGACGAGGTCACCCGGCGCTTCGTCGCCCTGATGGAGGCGGGCGAACCCGCCGACTCCGAGGCGGCGATGGACGCCGCCGAGGAGCACCGCCGGTGGATCTCGCGCAGCCACTACGACTGCGGGTACGAGATGCACACCTGCCTCGGCGAGATGTACGTGGCCGACGAGCGGTTCACCCGCACCATCGACAAGGCGAGGCCCGGTCTCGCCGCCTACCAGCGCGAGGCGATCCTCGCCAACGCCGCCCGGCACACCGCGTGA
- a CDS encoding YbjQ family protein: protein MGIEEHGGGQGPRPDVLVVTTNDVPGYRVQEVLGEVFGLTVRSRHLGSQIGAGLKSMVGGELKGLTKTLVETRNQAMERLVEQARARGADAVLAFRFDVTDAADVGTEVCAYGTAVVLARE from the coding sequence ATGGGCATCGAGGAACACGGCGGCGGACAGGGGCCACGGCCCGACGTCCTGGTGGTCACGACGAACGACGTCCCGGGGTACCGGGTGCAGGAGGTCCTCGGTGAGGTCTTCGGTCTGACCGTGCGGTCCCGGCACCTCGGCAGCCAGATCGGGGCCGGCCTGAAGTCGATGGTCGGCGGCGAGCTCAAGGGGCTGACCAAGACGCTCGTGGAGACCCGCAACCAGGCCATGGAGCGGCTGGTCGAGCAGGCACGCGCGCGGGGTGCCGACGCCGTGCTGGCGTTCCGCTTCGACGTGACGGACGCGGCCGACGTGGGCACCGAGGTGTGCGCGTACGGCACGGCGGTGGTCCTGGCCCGGGAGTGA
- a CDS encoding VTT domain-containing protein produces the protein MTTLALGPEWLSPDYLIETFSLPGILLIVFAESGLFAFLPGDSLLFTAGLFVAEGNYISQPLWLVCTLIVLAAVIGDQVGYMIGKFFGPRLFSRPNSKLFKQENLEKAHEFMEKYGPKAIVLARFVPIVRTFAPIVAGAGRMKYRTFLTYNVIGGIAWGTGVTLAGYWLGQIEFIKTNVEAILILIVFVSVVPIIIEYLRERGKKKRAAAEAPAAPQQPQYARHPQAPVMDDATTQLRRITPDRQPPRQTAHQPYGNQHQGYPQQHPQHPQHPQHPQQPYGNGQYHGQYPQGPGQGQEQGQGPGYHQQQPYNGGY, from the coding sequence GTGACCACCCTTGCGCTCGGCCCCGAGTGGCTGAGCCCGGACTACCTGATCGAGACCTTCAGCCTTCCCGGCATCCTGCTGATCGTCTTCGCGGAGTCCGGACTCTTCGCGTTCCTGCCCGGTGACTCCCTGCTGTTCACGGCGGGGCTCTTCGTGGCCGAGGGCAACTACATCAGCCAGCCGCTGTGGCTGGTGTGCACGCTGATCGTGCTGGCCGCCGTCATCGGCGACCAGGTCGGATACATGATCGGCAAGTTCTTCGGACCCCGGCTGTTCAGCCGGCCGAACTCCAAGCTCTTCAAACAGGAGAACCTGGAGAAGGCCCACGAGTTCATGGAGAAGTACGGCCCCAAGGCGATCGTCCTGGCCCGCTTCGTCCCGATCGTGCGCACCTTCGCCCCCATCGTGGCCGGCGCCGGCCGCATGAAGTACCGCACGTTCCTCACGTACAACGTCATCGGCGGCATCGCCTGGGGAACCGGCGTCACCCTCGCCGGGTACTGGCTCGGCCAGATCGAGTTCATCAAGACCAACGTCGAGGCGATCCTCATCCTGATCGTCTTCGTCTCCGTGGTCCCGATCATCATCGAGTACCTGCGCGAGCGCGGCAAGAAGAAGCGCGCCGCCGCCGAGGCCCCGGCCGCCCCGCAGCAGCCGCAGTACGCACGGCACCCCCAGGCCCCCGTCATGGACGACGCCACGACCCAGCTGCGCCGCATCACCCCTGACCGGCAGCCGCCCCGGCAGACCGCCCACCAGCCCTACGGCAACCAGCACCAGGGCTACCCGCAGCAGCACCCCCAGCACCCCCAGCACCCCCAGCACCCCCAGCAGCCGTACGGCAACGGCCAGTACCACGGCCAGTACCCGCAGGGCCCGGGCCAGGGTCAGGAACAGGGCCAGGGCCCGGGCTACCACCAGCAGCAGCCGTACAACGGCGGTTACTGA
- a CDS encoding threonine/serine exporter family protein: MTDAEDRKPQSDEARSAFAPPRGRAAPAEAESSTTSEFALPKGRAVPRSGTDSETTSEFALPKGLAVPRTGTDSETTSEFAVPDGLDVAPPQPAEAEGSAFSPPSTYSSRQPPPAFTPPSGIPLVSLTKDVPWQDRMRTMLRMPVTERPAPEPVQRHDEAGPAVPRVLDLTLRIGELLLAGGEGAEDVEAAMFAVCRSYGLDRCEPNVTFTLLSISYQPSLVDDPVTASRTVRRRSPDYTRLAAVYRLVDDLSDDETHVSLEEAYRRLAEIRRNRHPYPGWVLTGASGLLAGAASVLVGGNFLVFLAAAVGAMLGDRLAWLCAGRGLPEFYQFTAAAMPPAAIGVTLTLAHADVKASAVITGGLFALLPGRALVAGVQDGLTGFYITASARLLEVLYFFVGIVTGVLTVLYFGVQLGAKLNPDAALGVSERPVWQITASMLLSLTFAVLLQQERSTVLMVTLNGGVAWVVYGAMHYAGGISPVASTAVAAGVVGLFGQLLARYRFASALPYTTAAIGPLLPGSATYFGLLGIAQSEVDSGLVSLTKAVALAMAIAIGVNLGSEISRLFLRIGSAEKRRAAKRTRGF; encoded by the coding sequence GTGACGGACGCGGAGGACCGCAAGCCGCAGTCGGACGAGGCGAGGAGCGCCTTCGCGCCTCCCCGGGGCCGGGCGGCGCCGGCCGAGGCCGAGTCGTCGACGACCTCCGAGTTCGCCCTCCCCAAGGGGCGGGCCGTCCCGAGGAGCGGTACGGACTCCGAGACGACCTCCGAGTTCGCCCTTCCCAAGGGGCTGGCCGTCCCGAGGACCGGTACGGACTCCGAGACGACCTCCGAGTTCGCCGTCCCGGACGGACTGGACGTGGCTCCGCCGCAGCCGGCCGAGGCGGAGGGGTCGGCGTTCAGCCCGCCGAGCACCTACAGCTCCAGGCAGCCGCCGCCGGCGTTCACCCCGCCGAGCGGGATACCGCTCGTCAGCCTGACCAAGGACGTTCCCTGGCAGGACCGGATGCGCACGATGCTGCGCATGCCGGTGACCGAGCGGCCGGCGCCGGAGCCGGTGCAGCGGCACGACGAGGCCGGTCCCGCGGTGCCGCGCGTCCTCGACCTGACCCTGCGGATCGGGGAGCTGCTGCTGGCGGGCGGTGAGGGCGCCGAGGACGTGGAGGCGGCGATGTTCGCCGTGTGCCGCTCCTACGGCCTGGACCGCTGCGAGCCCAACGTCACCTTCACCCTGCTGTCGATCTCCTACCAGCCGTCCCTGGTCGACGACCCGGTGACCGCGTCGCGCACGGTGCGCCGCCGCAGCCCCGACTACACCCGGCTGGCGGCCGTGTACCGGCTGGTGGACGACCTCAGCGACGACGAGACGCACGTCTCCCTGGAGGAGGCCTACCGGCGGCTGGCGGAGATACGCCGCAACCGGCACCCGTACCCCGGCTGGGTGCTGACCGGGGCGAGCGGGCTGCTCGCGGGGGCCGCCTCGGTGCTGGTCGGCGGTAACTTCCTGGTGTTCCTGGCCGCCGCGGTCGGCGCGATGCTCGGCGACCGGCTGGCCTGGCTGTGCGCGGGGCGCGGGCTGCCGGAGTTCTACCAGTTCACGGCGGCCGCGATGCCGCCGGCCGCGATCGGGGTGACGCTGACGCTGGCGCACGCGGACGTGAAGGCGTCCGCGGTGATCACCGGCGGGCTGTTCGCGCTGCTGCCCGGGCGGGCGCTGGTGGCGGGCGTGCAGGACGGTCTGACCGGCTTCTACATCACCGCGTCCGCGCGCCTGCTGGAGGTCCTGTACTTCTTCGTGGGCATCGTGACCGGGGTGCTGACGGTGCTGTACTTCGGCGTGCAGCTGGGCGCCAAGCTGAACCCGGACGCGGCGCTCGGCGTCTCCGAGCGGCCGGTGTGGCAGATCACCGCGTCGATGCTGCTGTCGCTGACCTTCGCGGTGCTGCTCCAGCAGGAACGGTCCACCGTGCTGATGGTGACCCTGAACGGCGGGGTCGCGTGGGTGGTGTACGGGGCGATGCACTACGCGGGCGGCATCTCGCCGGTGGCGTCCACGGCCGTGGCGGCGGGTGTGGTGGGCCTGTTCGGGCAGTTGCTGGCCCGGTACCGGTTCGCGTCCGCGCTGCCGTACACCACGGCGGCGATCGGACCGCTGCTGCCCGGTTCCGCCACGTACTTCGGTCTGCTGGGGATCGCCCAGAGCGAGGTCGACTCGGGGCTGGTGTCCCTCACGAAGGCCGTGGCGCTGGCCATGGCCATCGCGATCGGGGTGAACCTCGGTTCGGAGATCTCGCGCCTGTTCCTGCGGATCGGCTCCGCCGAGAAGCGCAGGGCGGCCAAGCGGACGCGGGGCTTCTAG